Genomic segment of Terriglobia bacterium:
ACCGCGACTAGGAAACCGACCCAGAGATAGAATCGCCAGGTGTTTTCCAGCATCGAACGCAGCAAATTCTGTTCACGAGCTTCCATGCTCACCTCTCAGTGCCCCATGCCTGCCATGTCGGTTTGCTGCTTCTCCTCGGGAGACGGGTACTTACGGCTGGCGGGAGGCAGGTAATAAACGCGCGGCTCAGTCCCCAGTTCTTCCAACAATCGAAAACCAGCCCCACGCTGGGCGATCTTGGAGAACTGGATGGTCTCCCCTTTGCCGTTGGTCACCGCATCGTCAAGTTGATCTCCGAAGTAGATGGCTCCCATTTTGCAGGTTGCGGCGCACGCGGGAAGCTTTCCCGCCTTCAGGTGCTCGGGACAGAAGATGCACTTTTCTATCGTGCCTTTGCGGTGCGGGTAGTTGTATTCCACGTCGTAGGAGCGGGCCAGTTCCTGCGACGTATGCGGCGGCTCTCCCCAGTTGAAGGAGCGCGCGGAATATGGACATTGGGCGATGCAGTTGCGGCAACCGATGCAGCGATCGTCATCCTGGATGACTATGCCATCCGTGCGTTTGTAAGTAGCGCCTACCGGGCAGGCCCGTACACACGGCGGGTTATCGCACTGCATGCAAGGACGGGGCAAAAAATAAGGCCCAGCAGCCTCATTGTCGGTAATTTCAAATACCTTGATCCACTCCTGCATCGGCGGAACGAAGTGCATCGCAGTGCAGGCTTTGGTGCAGTCCCGGCATCCGTCGCACTTGGCCAGGTCAATAACCATGACCCATTTCTGGTTGCCGGGAGCAATGGACCGCGCCGGAAGCACTTCGCGGAACATCTTCGCGGCGCCCGCCTTCCATGCCGCTCCCACAGCTACCACGACCCCGGTTCCGCGCGCCAGGAACTGCACGAAACCGCGCCGTGACATCGCGTTGTCCGAAGGCTTGCTCATGGGGTGACCACCAGCCGCATCTTCATGTCGTCGTGGCCTGCACCGCATTTGACCGTGCACTCCACCACGTATTGGCCCGGCTGCGCAGGCGCCGCCAGGGTAAAGTCTTGCGTGCCTTCCTTAAGGCGCAAGTCCCATCCCTGGTCCTTGAGCGCATTGATTGTGAAGGTATGGATGGTGCCGTCTTTGTCCCACTCCGTGCTCTTGTTGGCGATGATCCGCAGATGCACGACCTCATTGGCTTTCATAGTGATGACCGGCATTTTCTGGCCTTGAATCTTGAACAAGTTGTCCTTGTCGGCAATCACAGTAATCAGCCGCGGCGGGCCACCGGACATGGCCGGCGTAACCCAAACCAGGAACATGATCAGGATGACAGGCAGAATTCGATTCATTTTTAACAAGTGCCACCTCCCAAGAAACTGTGTAGGACAGATGCATTTTGGCCACCAGTCCGATATCGCGTGCAGCATGCCCCAGCCGGAGCGACAGTAAGTGCGCACAAACGTTGATCTCTGTGGCTGCCGGCAAGAGAGGTCACAAGTGATTAGTGATGACTGCGGCCGTTCTGCACGCGAAGAGCATCGGACAGTTTGTGTCAGATAGTCGGACATCTCAGTGGCGCGCCCCGGCCGGCAAATTCAGGAAGGCAAGCAGGTCGCCGACATCGTCTCCGGCCAAGGTTGGCCAGGCCAGTCCCAATTGGCGAGTTTGCGCATGCATCTGCTGGCCGTGTCGCCACAGTGCCACCGCCAGACTGATCGAGTTGTAGGTTCGCCCTCGAAGCGCGGGGGCCCGCGGGGTGCCTTCGGCGTTTTCGCCGTGACAGCGGCTGCAACCGCGCCACTGAAACACGCTTGCTCCCACATGGGGCGAACCGGAGGGTTCAACGTATGTAAGGCTGTAGAGGAACGCGAAAATATCTGTCATCTCCTGGGCCGAAAGCTTGGGGCGCGTGATGCCTTGCCGAGCCATCGCCTTCTCCATCTGGGGACAATGGCTGACCATAGCGCCGCCCAGTTCCATAAACGTCCCCGGCAACGGCCGCTCAGGCACAAAGCTGGGTCCCTCCAGGGTGTAGGCATCACGAATGGAGTGACATCCCGCGCAGGATTTCTGTTGAAACGTCTGCCATCCACGCTCGGGATCGCCGTACGGTACCGGGCCATTTGAGCTATCCTGCCGCACGAACGCATACAGGTCCCGCATCTCATGACCCTGAAATTTCGGCCATGGGACCCCTTCCTGCTCCGCGGATTGCCGCATTTTCGAAGCGTGGTTCCAAAGGGCTTCCGTCCACTCCATCGGCCCGATTAGGTCGTTAACTGCCGCAAGATCCGGCCCTGTCCTGCCGCCGGCCCCGTGAACGGCGTGACAACGCACGCACCCTTTGCTTTGAAATAACTCGCGCCCGATGACGGGATCACCGGGATCATCAACGTGGCGGGACATATAGAGGTAGGACAGCAACTGCGCAACGTCGTCGTAGCTGAGACTGGGACGAGGAACGCCGTCGGTGCGCATCCGCTCCCACATCTTGGGTCCGTGGTTCCACATCGCCGTGACCAGCTGTGGCAGGTCCGATCGGGACGGATCTCTGCGGCCCAGGTCGGGGCCCACGTTGCCACCCTCGCCATTCACCGAATGGCAGCGAATGCAGCCTTTCGCGCGGAACACTACGCTGCCTTGTTGTGGGCTGCTTGCCAGAAAAAGCGAAGATCGCTCGCGCGCTCGCCGGCCCTGAGTAACCATGGCCCCGGCGAACACCACCACAGCGACTGTAGCCAGGAGCGCCCAAGCGATCAGGCGAATCGGCTGGCGCCCTTCGGAACTCTGGCCATGCGACACGGTAGGTCTCCGCATGAGACTCCTGCAATCGCCTGGCCATCACGGGCGTGAAGTGATCTGAAAACTAACTTGATTGCAAACGGTTAGCGTTGGTGTTTGTGAAGAGCGGCCGGCCGGCAAGTGTCCGATCTGCGTGCATGTCAGAATATCGGACAGTCGCGGCGGTAGCTACGGTTCGGTACGGTACTCCCGCATCTTGCGATAAAGCGTGTCGCGAGAGATCCCCAGGAGCGCAGCGGCCTTGCTTCGGTTTCCTTCCGCCAGTCGCAGCGCCCGGTCGATGGCCATCCGCTCCAGCGGCTCCATCGCCACCGTCTGCCCTACACCTTTGGCCGCAGGCTCGTCCGCTAGTCCGGCCGGATCGAGTAACGGCCGCAGGTCTTTTTCCGTAATGGTCTGCGGATCGTCGCGCGACAACGCGGCGAGGCTTTCGAGCAGGTTCTCCAGTTCGCGGACGTTGCCTGGGAACGCGTACTTGAGCAGCAATTCCAGAGCACTGCGATGGAGTGTGATGTGCCGTTCGTAGCGTTGTTCCAGCCTTTGCAGCGTGTGTTGCGCAAACACCAGAATGTCCTCCGGCCGCGCGCGCAGCGGAGGAATCTCGATCACTACAGTCGCAATCCGGAAATAGAAATCCTGGCGAAGCTGCTCGTGGCGAAGCTCGTCGTTGGTGCGGTTGGTAGCAGCAATGATACGCACGTCCACGGGAATGGCCTTGGTGCCGCCTACCGGCCGCACCTCTTTATCCTGCAGCACCCGCAGCAGCTTCACCTGGACTTCCTTCGGCATCTCGCCAATCTCGTCCAGGAACACGGTGCCACGCGCCGCGGAAGCGAAAATTCCCGCGCCGTCCGCAAAGGCGCCGGTGAAAGCACCGCGACGATAGCCAAACAGCTCACTCTCAACCAACTCCCTGGGCAGAGCGCCGCAATTCACCGGAACGAACTGGTTGGCCGCGCGGCCGCTGGCGGCGTGGATGGCGCGTGCCAGCAGTTCTTTCCCCGTGCCGGTTTCACCCAGCACCAGAACCGGCGAATCGGATTCGGCTGCTGTCCGCGCCTTCTCAACCGCCCGCTGCATGAGCGGCGAAACGTACACCAGCGAGTCGAATGAGGGACGGCAACGATGCAAGTGACTCTCGAGTTGCGAGACCCGGCTTCGCAGCCGGAATACCTCCACGATCCGCCCCACTTTCTTCTTCACTGCTTCGGGCTCCAGCGGCTTGGTCAGATAGTCTTCCGCGCCCCGCTTGATGGCCTCGACTGCCGTTTCGATGGTTCCAAAGCCGGTCATGATCATCACCGCCAGATCGGGATCTTCTCTTCGCAACTGCTCCATCAGCGTGATGCCATCCGTCAGCGGCATCATCAGGTCCAGCAGCGCCAGGCAAATGCGGGGGTTCTTCTTCTGGATAGCGAGCGCTTCTTCGCCATCATGGGCAATTTCCACCAGGTATCCCTCTTCCTCCAGGAATTCCTGGAGGGTCCTGGTGAGGCTGGGGTCATCGTCCACGACCAGCACCGTGGGCTTGGCGCCTGACTCGTTCATGCTGATACCTCTTCCGGTGCCGCTGCTCTTGACGAGAGCGGCAGCTCGATCCGTACCACCGTGCCCTGGTTCGGAACGCTGTCAATGTGCATGCAGCCTTCATGTTCCTGGAGGATGGTCGCTGCAATGGACAACCCCAGCCCGGTACCCTTGCCCACCGGCTTAGTCGTGAAAAACGGCTCGCAAATATGTGGCAGGTTGTTCGGATCAATGCCGCAGCCGTCGTCTTCGATGGTTACGTGAATCCGCTGGTTTTCCGTGTGGCAGCCAACCAGAATATGTCCCTTTAGGCCGACGGCGTCCAGTGCATTGGTGATCAGGATCAGGAACAAGGCCTCAATCTGGTTGCGATCGGCCATGACCGCGGAACCGGGCACCTGGTCCATGTCCAGCGTGATGCGGGCCTGTTTGGCCACAAGTTGTGGGCTTAAAAAACTCAAGACCGAATGAAGCGTTTCCTGGATGCCTTCCGCGTGCCGCGCAAGTTGTGGCCGGCGGCTGAAGTCCAGCAGCCGGCGAACAAACTGCTGGCAATAACGAATGCTGCCCTCCAGGTCACCGAGGTCCGTGTCCACGGCTGAGTTCTGGGCGTGCTTGCGCGCCAGCTGGACGCGCAGGAGCATGGACGCCAGCGGGGTATTCAGGTGGTGTGCTGTTCCCGCCGCCATCTGGCCCATCGTGGTCAGCTTTTCAACCTGCAGCAGAGTCTGTCGCAGACGGATGCGTTCCCGGATATCGACACTCACCTCCAGGAAGTAATGACCGGGTTCCTCTTCGTGATATGGAAGTACGTTGGCTTGCACGTCAATGATATCGCCGTGCTTTGCGCAACGGCGCGTTTCAACGTCCAGCACCGGTTTGCCCTGGGAGGCTTGCGCAAGAAACGTCTGCATTTCGTGTTGCTTCTCGGCGGGGACGATTGGCAGCTTGCGTCCAATCACCTCAGCGCGGGTGTAACCGTAGAGGTCCTCAGCCGAGGCATTCCACTCTTCAACCACCAAAGCAGAGTCGAAAAGCGCGATGGCCGCGGGAGAACAGTTGAGAATCCCGAGATAGCGCGCCCGCGAGCGCCGCAGCTGTTGTTCGCTTTTACGGCGTCCCCGCAACACAAACCAGCCGGCCCAGAACGCCAACAGGAAAGAGGAAAACACGCCTCGGCTAATGTAAAGGTAATGAAGAGTAAGGTAATCGGCGTCGCGGAAGAAGCGTGATTCCAGCAGTTCCCATACGGCGAACACAAATCCGACAACGCTGATGCTCGAAAGCACCAGCGTCACCCAAAACCACCGCCGTTCGGGAAAATTGTCGGGCATCACTCCCCGGGTTGCGGCCATCTTTGTTCGACAACCTAGGCTGGAAAGGTATCCCTGTTTCTCACTCCCTGGCTGTGATCGCCGTCACATGGGGGTTGGTTCGGTGGGCCACGTTTCTGGCTTCCGGGGACACAATTGAAAATTGGGCCTTGCTAGCGGCTAGATGTACGAAGTTCCCAGAATCCTGATTCTGAAACAGCCATAATGTCCTGCCTAGGCACCGTAAACTTAGTCACTTGGCGACCCACTTAAGCCGAGGTTTTTGGCAACAGCACGTTCACGGCTGCCCTTTACTTATGAGCTTGGAAGAGAAGGGGGTGACCGTCCACAAAAGCACAGTGTGGCCGTTCATCGACTTCCGGGTTGCCCGTGATCTGACCGCAATCGGGGCACACGGTCCAACAGGCAACTGCACTTCCCCGAACCGGACTTCGGGGGCGTCTTGACGGCATCGTTTCTTAAGATCGCGACCTTGCAGGCGGGGTTAGATTTCCAGGAACCCATCCAAAAATTATTTTTGAAACGTTCATGTCCTCATCTGCACTAACATCGGAAGGGATTTCCGATCCCGAATTGCAGTCATTGTGGCATTTGGCACAGATTGAGGCCTGAAATTGAGGCCTGAAGGTGATAGAGGCTCGCGTTCACCCCGAGGCCTTACTCCCAGCATTCATTTTTCTTAACGTAGGTGACCGTCTTGGTGAAGCCGCAATTCCTTCGGTAACTGAAGTTGACATGTTGTTTGGCGGGCCGAATCAGGATTGCCATAATTCTAATTCAGAAGATTGGGAGGAAAACACATGCCCCTCACATTTGCACATTGCCTCCGGCTTTGCCGGTCCACCCGCTGGTTGACTCTGTGCTTGCTCGCCTTCTGTATGGCGCCTTCGGTGGTTGAGAGTCAGTCGGTAATTCAAGGGATTAACTGGTTTCCAATCGGTCCGGCTGACTACCAAAACGGACAGACCAACGCCGATTCTCGGGTGCATGCCAGCGGCCGCGCGACGGTGATCGCGGTGAATCCAGCGAACTCGAATGACGTCTGGCTGGGAACGGCCGGCGGGGGTGTATGGCACTCTACCAACGGTGGGGTCAACTGGTTGCCAATGTCCGACAATGAGGCATCTCTGGCCATCGGTTCAATCGCGCTGGATGGTTGCAGCGCCAGCGGCTGCTCTGTGATTTATGCGGGTACCGGGGAAAACGGCATCCGGCGTGACACCTATTACGGCATGGGACTGCTGATTGGATCGACTTCGGGCGGCGAGTTTCCCACGTTCAGTTGGAATCTGGTGGGCGCCAGCCTTTTCAAGTTCGCATCGATTACCAACGTCGTTCTCGATCCTACGACCTCGGCGGGCAGCAAGGTGATTTACGTTTCCGTGTCGAGCGGCGTTACTGCTTCCGCGACTGAATCAACGGTGACGGCGCCCCCGCCGCCGCAAGGCTATGGAATCTACAAGTCCACAAATCAAGGCTCCGGCTGGACCCACCTCACCGTTCCCGGATCGGGAACTGCCCGGTCAACCGATCTGTTGATGGATCCGCAGAGCAACACGACACTTTATGCCGGCTTCCTGGGAAAAGGCATCTTCAAGACTACGGATGGAGGAGCACACTGGTGTCCGCTGAACTCCGGCATCGCGCTGCCACCGGGATGCGCGGCAGCCACGGGACTGCCCAACCCGGCAACCACTACCTTCGACAGCGTGCGGCTGGCCATTCGTCATCCTAGCGCCGCATCACCGGCTGTCCTTTACGCCGTTCTTGGTAATTGTCCCGATCCCATTGGCAATGGGCCGGTCTTTGGAGGCTACTGCAGTTCGCCCTTGTTCAAAACCACCGATGCAGGCGCGACTTGGACCCAGGTCAACGCTGGCGTGCCAACGGGTTTCAGCCGCTATCACCAGGCGCTGACCATCGACCCAGGCACTGACGCGACGGTCTATTTCGGCGGCCTGGTCATCAACAAGTCCACCAATAGCGGCCAAACATTTAATGAGATGGGCGCGAACGTCCACCCGGATCACCATGATCTGGTTTTTCCCGACCCCTCGAACGCGAGCCGCATTTACGACGTGAACGATGGCGGTTTTGTGTTTTCCAACGACGGCGGTAATTCGTGGACCAGCGGGAACAGCGATCTGCAAATCAGCGGATTCCAATCCCTTTCTTTCTCGCCGTTGACGGCTCGCATTATCGGAGGGACGCAGGACAACGGAACCGAAATGTGGGTGGGCACGCGCATCTGGAACCACAGTGACGATGGCGACTCCGCCTCGACCGTCATGGACCGGGATGACGTCATGACCATGTTCGATCTTTACGTGAGCGTGGATCCCCGCAGGTCCACGGACGGCGGCAGCTGTTGTGGCTGGTCAAGCATTACGAATGGCTTGAATACCTTGGAGCCGGCATCCTTTTATGCTCCAATCGTGGAGGCCGCCGCGGCTCCCCATAATCTTTTCTTCGGCAGCAACCGTTTGTACCGGAGCCCCGACAAAGGCAGCTCCTGGACCGCGGTGAGCCCGGTGCTGGGCGGAACGACACCAGTCTTTCCTGATATAGGCGTTTCCAACGTGATTACGACCATTGCCGTGGCCCCCAGCAATGGCAACCGCGTTTACATCGGCTACTACGACGGGCAAATGTTCGTCACCAATAGCGCCTGCACCACCCTGGCTTGCTGGACCCCGATCGGGGGCGCAGCCAAGGGTCTTCCCAACGCGCCGATCACGCGCATCGCCGTGGATCCCAACAGCCCCGATGTCGCTTACGCCACCTACTCGGGCTTCAGCGCCGGAGCCCATGTGTTCAAGACCACGAACG
This window contains:
- a CDS encoding 4Fe-4S dicluster domain-containing protein, whose translation is MFREVLPARSIAPGNQKWVMVIDLAKCDGCRDCTKACTAMHFVPPMQEWIKVFEITDNEAAGPYFLPRPCMQCDNPPCVRACPVGATYKRTDGIVIQDDDRCIGCRNCIAQCPYSARSFNWGEPPHTSQELARSYDVEYNYPHRKGTIEKCIFCPEHLKAGKLPACAATCKMGAIYFGDQLDDAVTNGKGETIQFSKIAQRGAGFRLLEELGTEPRVYYLPPASRKYPSPEEKQQTDMAGMGH
- a CDS encoding cytochrome c, which translates into the protein MRRPTVSHGQSSEGRQPIRLIAWALLATVAVVVFAGAMVTQGRRARERSSLFLASSPQQGSVVFRAKGCIRCHSVNGEGGNVGPDLGRRDPSRSDLPQLVTAMWNHGPKMWERMRTDGVPRPSLSYDDVAQLLSYLYMSRHVDDPGDPVIGRELFQSKGCVRCHAVHGAGGRTGPDLAAVNDLIGPMEWTEALWNHASKMRQSAEQEGVPWPKFQGHEMRDLYAFVRQDSSNGPVPYGDPERGWQTFQQKSCAGCHSIRDAYTLEGPSFVPERPLPGTFMELGGAMVSHCPQMEKAMARQGITRPKLSAQEMTDIFAFLYSLTYVEPSGSPHVGASVFQWRGCSRCHGENAEGTPRAPALRGRTYNSISLAVALWRHGQQMHAQTRQLGLAWPTLAGDDVGDLLAFLNLPAGARH
- a CDS encoding sigma-54 dependent transcriptional regulator, with translation MNESGAKPTVLVVDDDPSLTRTLQEFLEEEGYLVEIAHDGEEALAIQKKNPRICLALLDLMMPLTDGITLMEQLRREDPDLAVMIMTGFGTIETAVEAIKRGAEDYLTKPLEPEAVKKKVGRIVEVFRLRSRVSQLESHLHRCRPSFDSLVYVSPLMQRAVEKARTAAESDSPVLVLGETGTGKELLARAIHAASGRAANQFVPVNCGALPRELVESELFGYRRGAFTGAFADGAGIFASAARGTVFLDEIGEMPKEVQVKLLRVLQDKEVRPVGGTKAIPVDVRIIAATNRTNDELRHEQLRQDFYFRIATVVIEIPPLRARPEDILVFAQHTLQRLEQRYERHITLHRSALELLLKYAFPGNVRELENLLESLAALSRDDPQTITEKDLRPLLDPAGLADEPAAKGVGQTVAMEPLERMAIDRALRLAEGNRSKAAALLGISRDTLYRKMREYRTEP
- a CDS encoding PAS domain S-box protein, with amino-acid sequence MAATRGVMPDNFPERRWFWVTLVLSSISVVGFVFAVWELLESRFFRDADYLTLHYLYISRGVFSSFLLAFWAGWFVLRGRRKSEQQLRRSRARYLGILNCSPAAIALFDSALVVEEWNASAEDLYGYTRAEVIGRKLPIVPAEKQHEMQTFLAQASQGKPVLDVETRRCAKHGDIIDVQANVLPYHEEEPGHYFLEVSVDIRERIRLRQTLLQVEKLTTMGQMAAGTAHHLNTPLASMLLRVQLARKHAQNSAVDTDLGDLEGSIRYCQQFVRRLLDFSRRPQLARHAEGIQETLHSVLSFLSPQLVAKQARITLDMDQVPGSAVMADRNQIEALFLILITNALDAVGLKGHILVGCHTENQRIHVTIEDDGCGIDPNNLPHICEPFFTTKPVGKGTGLGLSIAATILQEHEGCMHIDSVPNQGTVVRIELPLSSRAAAPEEVSA